Proteins encoded within one genomic window of Synechococcus sp. PCC 7335:
- the ureC gene encoding urease subunit alpha, translating to MSNYISRRDYADTFGPTVGDRIRLADTELFLEVEQDLTTYGGTYYGDEVKFGGGKVIRDGMGQSPISRADGAVDTVITNALILDWWGVVKADVGIKDGKIAKIGKAGNPYTQNEIDIIIGPSTEIIAGEGKILTAGAIDSHIHFICPQQIEVAIASGVTTMLGGGTGPATGTLATTCTPGAWNIHRMLEAAEAFSVNLGFMGKGNSSQPQALVEQIRAGAMSLKLHEDWGTTAAAIDNCLSVADQYDVQVAIHTDSLNESGFVETTIAAFKNRVIHTFHTEGAGGGHSPDILTVCKLNNVLPASTNPTRPYTINTFDEHKDMLMVCHHLDKNIPEDVKFAESRIRRETIAAEDLLHDMGAFSIMASDSQAMGRVGEVITRTWQTAHKMKVQKGLLPSPENTNETHDNYRAKRYVAKYTINPAIAHGISDIIGSVEEGKLADLCLWDPAFFGVKPETVVKGGFIAWAQMGDANASISTPGPVHMRPMFGSYGKAISSTALTFVSQAAMADDIATQLGLESSRLRAVSDTRQLKKTDLKLNDVMPNIEVAPETFEVRVDGKLLTCEPADRLPMAQRYFLF from the coding sequence ATGAGTAATTATATTAGCCGCCGTGACTATGCCGATACCTTTGGGCCGACGGTGGGCGATCGTATTCGCCTAGCCGACACCGAACTATTCCTAGAAGTCGAGCAAGATCTGACTACATACGGTGGTACCTACTACGGCGACGAAGTCAAGTTCGGCGGCGGTAAGGTCATTCGCGATGGCATGGGACAATCGCCAATTTCGAGAGCGGACGGCGCGGTAGATACGGTGATTACGAATGCGTTAATTCTTGATTGGTGGGGCGTAGTCAAAGCAGATGTCGGCATCAAGGATGGGAAGATTGCCAAGATCGGGAAGGCTGGCAACCCCTACACACAAAACGAGATTGACATCATTATCGGACCGAGTACAGAGATCATCGCTGGAGAAGGCAAGATTCTAACGGCGGGCGCGATTGATTCGCATATTCACTTTATTTGTCCGCAGCAAATTGAAGTGGCGATCGCCTCTGGTGTTACTACAATGCTCGGCGGCGGCACAGGCCCAGCGACTGGTACGCTTGCCACCACTTGCACGCCTGGAGCCTGGAATATTCACCGCATGCTCGAAGCCGCCGAAGCCTTTTCAGTAAATCTAGGCTTTATGGGCAAAGGCAATTCCAGTCAGCCACAGGCATTAGTCGAACAGATCAGGGCCGGGGCGATGAGCCTGAAGCTGCACGAAGATTGGGGAACGACCGCTGCCGCAATTGACAACTGCCTTTCTGTTGCAGATCAGTATGATGTGCAAGTTGCCATCCACACCGATTCTCTCAATGAATCTGGTTTTGTAGAAACAACAATTGCCGCCTTCAAAAATCGAGTGATTCACACCTTTCACACCGAGGGCGCTGGCGGCGGACACTCACCAGACATTCTCACAGTTTGCAAGCTCAACAATGTACTGCCCGCGTCCACAAACCCAACTCGGCCCTACACCATCAATACCTTTGATGAGCATAAAGACATGCTGATGGTGTGCCATCACCTAGACAAGAACATTCCAGAAGATGTTAAGTTTGCCGAGTCTCGCATTCGCAGAGAGACAATTGCCGCCGAAGATCTGCTGCACGATATGGGCGCGTTTAGCATTATGGCCTCTGACTCACAGGCGATGGGCCGAGTGGGCGAAGTGATTACGCGCACTTGGCAGACGGCGCACAAGATGAAGGTACAAAAGGGGCTGCTGCCGAGCCCTGAGAATACTAATGAAACCCATGATAACTACCGGGCGAAGCGGTATGTGGCGAAGTACACGATTAACCCGGCGATCGCCCACGGCATCTCAGATATCATTGGCTCTGTAGAAGAAGGCAAGCTGGCAGACTTATGCCTATGGGATCCTGCTTTCTTTGGCGTGAAACCAGAGACTGTCGTGAAAGGGGGCTTCATTGCCTGGGCGCAAATGGGAGATGCGAACGCCAGCATTTCAACCCCTGGTCCGGTACATATGCGGCCCATGTTCGGCAGCTATGGGAAGGCAATCTCGAGTACGGCGTTAACCTTTGTTTCGCAAGCCGCAATGGCAGACGATATCGCTACCCAGTTAGGGCTAGAGTCTAGTCGACTGCGAGCAGTGTCAGACACTAGGCAGTTAAAGAAAACAGATCTAAAGCTGAACGATGTGATGCCTAATATCGAAGTAGCGCCAGAGACTTTCGAAGTGAGAGTTGACGGGAAGCTGTTAACTTGCGAACCTGCCGACCGGTTACCGATGGCTCAGCGCTACTTCCTGTTTTAG
- a CDS encoding type II toxin-antitoxin system HigA family antitoxin — MTAIASDIRKQWSVIAPILTIRTEQDYDHSIERLNSLVDEVGTDETHPLYTLLETLSLVIQSYEETHHAIPDSDGIEVLSYLMEEHALTESDLPELGEKVAVTKILARQEELELHHIRALANRFNVSPSVFI, encoded by the coding sequence ATGACAGCTATTGCATCTGATATTCGAAAGCAGTGGAGCGTGATCGCGCCGATTCTTACTATCCGCACAGAACAAGACTACGACCATAGTATTGAGCGTTTGAACAGCTTAGTAGATGAAGTCGGTACCGATGAAACGCATCCTCTCTATACCCTCTTAGAGACTCTAAGCCTTGTCATACAGTCCTACGAAGAGACGCATCATGCCATTCCAGATAGTGATGGAATAGAAGTACTATCCTATTTGATGGAAGAACATGCGCTTACTGAGTCAGACCTGCCAGAACTCGGCGAGAAAGTAGCTGTTACTAAGATCCTCGCTAGGCAAGAAGAGCTAGAGCTTCACCACATTCGTGCTCTGGCCAATCGATTCAACGTTTCTCCTTCAGTTTTTATCTGA
- the nei gene encoding endonuclease VIII yields the protein MPEGPEIRIAADKIQRAIRPYPTTEVFFAFDHLKPFEADLSGCRVTEVETRGKAMLTHFDNGLSVYTHNQLYGKWMVRKAHDFPETNRQLRFAIHNEKKSALLYSASDIQILSSQSEIENHPFLSKLGPDVLSKQLKPEVLQALLSAKKHCCRRLSTLYLDQHFLAGIGNYLRSEILFVAQLHPQMRPIDCTDEQLFTLANASISIAYQSYRYKGVTNDLDLANRLKAKGLSYREYRYRVFGRVNQPCYACATPIIKEMVSNRRIYYCPTCQPLVSA from the coding sequence ATGCCTGAAGGTCCAGAAATCCGCATTGCCGCCGACAAGATTCAGCGCGCCATTCGACCCTATCCCACTACTGAAGTTTTCTTTGCCTTCGATCATCTCAAGCCTTTCGAGGCTGATCTATCAGGCTGTCGGGTCACCGAGGTCGAAACGCGCGGCAAGGCTATGCTGACTCATTTTGACAATGGACTCAGCGTGTATACCCACAACCAGCTATATGGTAAATGGATGGTTCGAAAGGCTCACGACTTTCCTGAAACCAATCGGCAGCTCCGGTTTGCCATCCACAATGAAAAGAAATCAGCGCTACTCTATAGCGCCTCCGACATTCAAATTTTAAGCAGCCAATCAGAAATAGAAAATCATCCCTTCTTGAGCAAATTAGGCCCTGATGTACTCAGTAAGCAGCTGAAGCCAGAGGTCTTGCAGGCTTTGCTAAGCGCTAAAAAGCACTGCTGCCGTCGCCTGTCGACGCTTTACTTAGACCAGCACTTCTTAGCGGGAATCGGCAACTATCTACGCAGTGAAATACTGTTTGTGGCCCAGCTTCATCCTCAGATGCGGCCTATAGACTGCACTGACGAACAGCTATTTACTTTGGCGAATGCTTCTATTTCTATTGCGTATCAATCTTACAGATATAAAGGCGTTACTAACGACCTCGATTTAGCAAACCGATTGAAAGCAAAGGGACTAAGCTACCGCGAATATCGATACCGGGTGTTTGGTCGAGTCAACCAACCCTGCTACGCTTGCGCTACGCCCATCATCAAGGAGATGGTCAGCAATCGTCGGATCTACTACTGTCCGACCTGTCAGCCGCTAGTGAGTGCATAG
- a CDS encoding AEC family transporter yields the protein MGVVISAVLPIALVALCGVWVGRAFLLDIKTLTRLNIYVLLPALVLTGVYSSSLEIDTTARIVAGFLLNCAVLYGVAIAVSKKLRLPADTQKSLIATTLLANTGNIGLPFILFALGEVALERAIVYLVASAIFITSVGPTFLKGQGIRSGLKITVNLPVFWATLAGIGLQTFTWEVPVAVDRALELMADAAIPIALLLLGIQLSRIPVKIGLYELMATGLRLVVSPLSAYGIGRLLQLEGVDLAVLVMQASMPVAVNTLIWVTEFGGDSVRVAKTIVLSTLLSFATLPTVLWLITR from the coding sequence GTGGGCGTTGTAATTTCAGCGGTGCTACCCATCGCACTAGTCGCGCTGTGTGGCGTCTGGGTAGGCCGGGCTTTCTTACTAGATATCAAAACGCTAACCCGGCTAAATATCTACGTACTCTTACCGGCCCTGGTTCTAACAGGAGTCTATAGCAGCAGTCTAGAGATTGACACCACAGCGCGGATTGTAGCGGGGTTTTTGTTGAATTGCGCAGTGCTTTATGGGGTAGCGATCGCAGTAAGTAAAAAACTTCGGCTGCCTGCTGACACCCAAAAGAGCCTAATTGCCACCACCTTGCTCGCCAACACAGGCAATATTGGACTACCCTTTATCCTCTTTGCCCTAGGGGAAGTCGCCCTAGAGCGAGCAATCGTCTACTTGGTAGCATCAGCTATATTCATCACCAGCGTTGGACCTACTTTCTTGAAGGGCCAAGGTATCAGATCTGGGCTCAAGATCACTGTCAATCTGCCGGTATTTTGGGCGACGCTAGCTGGGATCGGATTGCAGACCTTTACGTGGGAAGTGCCGGTAGCGGTTGATAGAGCCTTAGAACTAATGGCAGACGCCGCGATTCCGATTGCGCTGCTACTGCTTGGCATTCAGCTATCTCGTATCCCTGTAAAGATTGGCCTGTACGAACTGATGGCCACCGGACTACGTCTGGTCGTTTCACCGCTGAGCGCCTATGGAATTGGTCGACTATTGCAACTCGAAGGAGTAGATCTCGCAGTCCTAGTTATGCAGGCATCTATGCCCGTCGCCGTCAATACTTTGATTTGGGTAACAGAGTTCGGAGGCGATTCCGTCCGCGTAGCCAAGACAATTGTCCTATCGACCCTCTTGAGCTTTGCCACTTTGCCAACGGTACTCTGGCTGATCACAAGATAG
- the nblB gene encoding phycobilisome degradation protein NblB, with amino-acid sequence MSSAPTPEQLRPLLNSENFGDRIKGINLLRDIEPATAFKLIQPLCQDSNTRVRYAAVSQLSTLGEQDPTVALNLLKSAIVDPEPDVQAAAADSLGALKLTEAFSDLQTLYQNTSEWLVQMSVVACLGEMGDPRAFDLLQTALEEGNSLVSVSAMGALGELQDERAIPLLLPYVDNDDWQVRHRLAQALGHFAQHPDAIAALQTLANDKSDLVAETAKSHQTSE; translated from the coding sequence ATGTCTTCTGCCCCTACGCCTGAGCAACTTCGACCCCTGCTCAACTCAGAGAACTTTGGCGATCGCATCAAAGGAATCAATCTATTGCGTGACATCGAGCCAGCCACAGCCTTCAAGCTGATTCAACCGCTCTGTCAAGATAGCAACACTCGCGTCCGCTACGCCGCTGTTAGTCAACTCTCTACCTTAGGAGAGCAAGATCCTACCGTTGCACTCAACCTACTAAAATCCGCGATCGTCGATCCCGAACCAGACGTACAGGCCGCCGCCGCCGACTCTCTAGGGGCGCTCAAACTCACTGAGGCTTTTTCCGATTTGCAAACGCTGTACCAAAACACATCTGAGTGGCTAGTCCAGATGAGTGTTGTCGCTTGCTTAGGAGAAATGGGCGATCCCCGTGCTTTTGACTTGCTTCAAACCGCTTTAGAAGAAGGGAACTCTCTGGTGTCAGTCTCGGCTATGGGTGCGCTTGGTGAGCTGCAAGACGAGCGCGCTATTCCTCTGCTACTCCCTTATGTAGACAACGACGACTGGCAAGTTCGACACCGCCTAGCCCAAGCGCTAGGTCACTTCGCTCAACATCCAGACGCCATAGCCGCCCTACAAACCCTCGCAAACGATAAATCGGACCTAGTAGCTGAAACTGCTAAAAGTCACCAGACCTCTGAGTAA
- a CDS encoding anti-sigma regulatory factor produces MRDNAPSSRKQSVNDQWSSITDLSTDPCTVKRWDSLSFSSTLYLRPILDALLAPMPGLLHDELRLGLQEALVNAAKHGNQLDPSKVVSVRYAKANGYYWWIVSDQGKGFEKPTACPCPAGDSYLLEAQMISDCGRGLYILHQVFDQVRWSNDGKEIQLAKQIQPPLPWLGIASPALFIKRIELWWHRWSAASIQGL; encoded by the coding sequence GTGCGCGACAATGCACCATCTTCTCGGAAGCAATCTGTTAATGACCAGTGGTCTTCTATTACGGATTTAAGTACTGATCCCTGTACTGTAAAGCGGTGGGATAGCCTTAGTTTTTCCTCAACACTCTATCTTCGTCCCATTCTAGATGCGCTATTAGCGCCTATGCCCGGACTGCTACATGACGAGCTGCGGTTGGGTTTGCAAGAAGCGCTAGTAAACGCTGCTAAGCACGGAAATCAGCTAGATCCTAGCAAAGTTGTATCGGTGCGCTATGCCAAAGCGAACGGCTATTACTGGTGGATTGTATCCGACCAAGGTAAAGGCTTTGAAAAGCCCACTGCCTGTCCCTGTCCGGCTGGCGACAGCTACTTGCTAGAGGCCCAAATGATCAGCGATTGTGGTCGTGGCCTTTATATATTGCATCAGGTATTCGATCAGGTCCGCTGGAGTAATGATGGCAAAGAGATTCAGCTTGCTAAGCAAATTCAGCCACCTCTACCCTGGTTGGGGATAGCTAGCCCAGCCCTTTTTATAAAGCGGATTGAGCTGTGGTGGCATAGGTGGTCTGCGGCTTCTATCCAAGGTCTGTAG
- a CDS encoding DUF6439 family protein yields the protein MTTSSHPPIPPTHQAPSEELETKETTRQKLNSQKLSTKERTLLQSLSAEVLAQTLAEKLAISNHDWHKLSANRNVRAKEQAAAALVYMLKDNPEEALPRLTQAVGWLDKTLKAPPCPTHGKRKRTAEPAPATDLG from the coding sequence ATGACCACTTCCAGTCACCCCCCAATCCCACCAACTCATCAAGCTCCAAGCGAGGAGCTCGAGACGAAAGAGACCACCAGGCAAAAGCTTAATAGCCAAAAACTTAGTACTAAGGAACGTACCCTGCTTCAGTCGTTGAGCGCTGAGGTCTTGGCTCAGACGCTAGCTGAGAAGCTTGCTATCTCAAATCACGATTGGCACAAGCTCAGCGCTAATCGTAATGTCCGCGCCAAAGAGCAGGCTGCTGCCGCTCTAGTGTACATGCTTAAAGACAATCCCGAAGAAGCCTTACCTCGTCTGACACAAGCGGTCGGCTGGCTAGACAAGACACTCAAAGCACCTCCTTGTCCTACGCATGGAAAGCGCAAACGCACTGCAGAGCCTGCGCCCGCTACAGACCTTGGATAG
- the asnS gene encoding asparagine--tRNA ligase, with translation MTISQRIKHILKSGQPGESLTIQGWVRTKRSAKKFTFIEVNDGSSMNGLQVIAPEDIPDYEKQIERISTGASVQITGTLAESPGKGQRVELQASEIEVFGESDGETYPLQKKRHSFEFLRTIGHLRSRTNTLGAVFRVRNACATAIHEFFWKRDFLWMHTPILTASDCEGAGEMFTVTRFNLDSIPKTESGKADYGQDFFGRPAYLTVSGQLEAEIMSMAFSNVYTFGPTFRAENSNTARHLAEFWMVEPEMAFCDLEGNMDLAEAFLKYVFSYVMEHCADDMAFFNQRIDKTVLETAENIIDNDFERITYTDAIAQLERAIENGDKTFEFPVKWGIDLQSEHERYLAEELFKKPVIVTDYPAEIKAFYMRLNDDNKTVAAMDVLAPRIGEIIGGAQREERLDVLERRIKAAGLPQEDYWWYLDLRRYGTVPHAGFGLGFERLVQFMTGMSNIRDVIPFPRTPDNLDF, from the coding sequence ATGACTATCTCCCAGCGCATCAAGCATATTCTAAAATCAGGTCAACCAGGCGAGAGCCTAACTATTCAAGGATGGGTAAGAACGAAACGCAGCGCAAAGAAATTCACCTTTATAGAAGTCAATGACGGCTCTTCTATGAATGGTCTTCAGGTAATTGCACCTGAAGATATTCCAGATTATGAGAAACAGATAGAGCGCATTAGCACAGGTGCCTCCGTTCAAATCACGGGTACTCTCGCTGAGTCTCCTGGAAAAGGGCAAAGGGTAGAACTACAAGCGAGTGAGATCGAAGTTTTTGGCGAGTCGGATGGCGAAACCTATCCGCTGCAGAAAAAACGCCACTCCTTTGAATTTTTGCGCACTATCGGTCACTTACGAAGTCGTACAAATACACTCGGTGCTGTCTTTCGAGTCCGCAACGCCTGTGCCACCGCTATTCATGAGTTTTTCTGGAAACGTGATTTTCTGTGGATGCACACACCAATACTGACTGCTAGCGACTGCGAAGGTGCTGGTGAAATGTTCACCGTCACCCGCTTCAACCTTGATAGCATTCCGAAAACCGAAAGTGGTAAAGCCGACTACGGCCAAGACTTTTTTGGCAGACCTGCCTATCTCACCGTTAGCGGTCAGCTCGAAGCCGAAATCATGTCGATGGCTTTTAGTAACGTTTACACCTTTGGCCCCACCTTTCGCGCTGAGAACTCTAACACCGCTCGCCATCTCGCTGAATTTTGGATGGTCGAACCCGAAATGGCCTTTTGTGACCTAGAAGGCAACATGGATTTAGCCGAAGCCTTCTTGAAATATGTCTTTAGCTACGTGATGGAACACTGCGCAGACGACATGGCATTTTTCAATCAGCGCATTGACAAAACCGTTCTAGAGACAGCCGAAAATATTATTGACAACGACTTCGAGCGCATCACCTATACCGACGCGATCGCCCAACTAGAGCGCGCCATTGAAAACGGCGACAAAACCTTCGAATTCCCCGTTAAGTGGGGGATTGACCTGCAGTCCGAGCACGAACGCTATCTTGCCGAAGAACTATTCAAAAAACCTGTCATTGTTACCGATTATCCAGCCGAAATCAAAGCCTTTTACATGCGCTTGAATGACGACAACAAAACAGTTGCTGCCATGGACGTACTAGCGCCTCGCATCGGCGAAATCATTGGTGGTGCCCAAAGAGAAGAAAGACTAGACGTGCTAGAGCGCCGCATCAAAGCAGCCGGCCTACCCCAAGAAGACTACTGGTGGTACCTAGATCTTCGCCGCTACGGCACAGTCCCCCATGCAGGGTTTGGCCTAGGCTTTGAGCGACTCGTTCAATTCATGACTGGAATGAGCAACATCCGCGATGTCATTCCCTTTCCCCGCACACCAGACAACCTAGATTTCTAG
- a CDS encoding ParA family protein, with protein sequence MSPKILVVFNGKGGVGKTTTAVNLAAIFAQTQSVLLVDADTQGSATWWANRGDRTLGYDVSQESDPALLGKLKEIDSYELIVVDTPPALNSDVLAAVIPLADYLLLPTPPAPMDIAALVHTVKQSIVPVGVAHRVLLTKVDSRSLGEALEAQTMLMELDIPACHAFVRTYKAHERAALEGVSITQLKGKNVTEAKADYNRVANEIKRDWKDS encoded by the coding sequence ATGTCTCCAAAAATCCTAGTTGTTTTCAATGGTAAAGGCGGCGTCGGCAAAACCACCACCGCCGTCAACCTAGCCGCCATCTTCGCCCAAACCCAATCTGTTTTGCTAGTCGATGCGGATACACAAGGCTCGGCAACTTGGTGGGCCAATCGAGGCGATCGCACCCTAGGCTACGACGTCAGCCAAGAAAGCGATCCAGCATTACTTGGTAAACTAAAAGAGATAGACAGCTACGAATTGATTGTCGTAGACACCCCGCCTGCACTCAACTCAGATGTCCTTGCTGCCGTCATTCCGCTAGCCGATTATCTACTACTGCCGACACCTCCGGCCCCGATGGACATTGCTGCTTTAGTGCATACAGTCAAACAATCTATCGTTCCTGTTGGCGTTGCTCACCGAGTCTTACTCACCAAAGTAGATTCTCGCTCTCTAGGTGAGGCGCTAGAAGCACAGACAATGCTGATGGAGCTAGACATTCCCGCTTGCCACGCCTTTGTTAGAACCTACAAAGCCCACGAACGAGCTGCGCTAGAAGGGGTCTCGATCACCCAGCTAAAAGGTAAAAACGTTACCGAAGCGAAAGCCGATTACAACCGAGTTGCCAACGAAATCAAAAGGGACTGGAAAGACTCATGA